The following coding sequences lie in one Aspergillus luchuensis IFO 4308 DNA, chromosome 8, nearly complete sequence genomic window:
- the TIF45 gene encoding eukaryotic translation initiation factor 4E (BUSCO:EOG092646VF;~COG:J;~EggNog:ENOG410PHEP;~InterPro:IPR001040,IPR019770,IPR023398;~PFAM:PF01652;~go_component: GO:0005737 - cytoplasm [Evidence IEA];~go_function: GO:0003723 - RNA binding [Evidence IEA];~go_function: GO:0003743 - translation initiation factor activity [Evidence IEA];~go_process: GO:0006413 - translational initiation [Evidence IEA]) gives MAAVAENGHAPVADENAAPVAAAVEQKEQTEKTNGDSVTVFHDPENFTVKHPLMHEWTLWFTKPPSGKGDNWNDLLKEVVTFNSVEEFWGIYNNISPTSELGLKADYHLFKKGVRPEWEDPQNKHGGKWSYSFKDKRSVPIDDLWLHAQLAAIGETLENDGDNEVMGVVVNVRKGFYRVGLWTRTVGKSIPGDKNGRTPAQGKEILENIGRRFKEVLRLKEADAVEFSGHTDSAHSGSTRAKAKYTV, from the exons ATGGCCGCTGTTGCTGAGAACGGTCACGCGCCCGTGGCTGACGAGAACGCCGCCCCCGTTGCTGCCGCCGTCGAACAGAAGGAACAGACCGAGAAGACAAATGGAGACTCTGTCACAGTATTCCACGACCCCGAAAACTTCACTGTGAAGCATCCCTTGATGCACGAGTGGACTCTGTGGTTCACCAAGCCCCCTAGCGGCAAG GGCGATAACTGGAACGATCTGTTGAAGGAAGTTGTGACTTTCAACTCTGTTGAGGAATTCTGGGGTATCTAC AACAACATTTCGCCGACGTCCGAGTTGGGCCTCAAAGCCGACTACCATCTCTTCAAGAAGGGAGTTCGTCCCGAGTGGGAAGACCCCCAGAACAAGCACGGAGGCAAGTGGTCATACTCTTTCAAGGACAAGCGCTCCGTGCCCATCGACGACCTGTGGCTCCACGCACAACTGGCCGCCATCGGCGAGACTCTCGAGAACGATGGTGACAACGAGGTTATGGGTGTTGTTGTGAACGTACGCAAGGGCTTCTACCGTGTTGGTCTGTGGACCCGGACTGTTGGCAAGAGTATCCCCGGAGACAAGAACGGTCGCACACCCGCACAGGGCAAGGAGATCCTTGAGAACATTGGTCGGCGGTTCAAGGAAGTCCTTCGTCTTAAGGAGGCTGACGCCGTTGAGTTCTCGGGTCACACGGACAGCGCACACAGCGGCAGCACGAGAGCCAAGGCCAAGTACACTGTCTAA
- the SYM1_2 gene encoding Mpv17/PMP22 family protein (COG:S;~EggNog:ENOG410PNK9;~InterPro:IPR007248;~PFAM:PF04117;~go_component: GO:0016021 - integral component of membrane [Evidence IEA]): protein MLRWYQARLAKQPILTASVTSALLFGSGDVLAQQLVDRKGFDKHDMARTGRMALYGGAIFGPAATTWYGVLQRHVVLNSAKTTLLARVVADQCVFTPAHLTCFLSSMAIMEGTDPIEKWRNGFVPSFKANLAIWPLVQGVNFAIVPLEYRVLFVNLVALGWNCLLSLINSGEK from the exons ATGTTGCGTTG GTATCAGGCGAGGTTGGCCAAGCAGCCTATCCTCACTGCTAGTGTGACGAGTGCT CTGTTGTTTGGTAGTGGAGATGTTCTAGCCCAACAATTAGTCGATCGTAAGGGGTTTGATAAGCACGACATGGCAAGAACGGGGCGCATGGCTCTTTATGGTGGAG CGATCTTCGGACCCGCTGCCACCACCTGGTACGGTGTCCTCCAGCGTCACGTCGTCCTGAACAGCGCCAAAACTACCCTCCTTGCCCGTGTCGTCGCGGATCAATGTGTCTTTACTCCCGCACACCTGACTTGTTTCCTGTCTTCCATGGCCATCATGGAAGGCACCGATCCCATCGAGAAGTGGCGTAATGGTTTCGTTCCCAGTTTCAAAGCGAACCTTGCAATCTGGCCTCTCGTCCAAGGAGTCAACTTTGCCATCGTGCCACTTGAATACCGTGTGCTTTTTGTCAACCTAGTCGCGTTGG GCTGGAACTGCTTGTTGAGCCTGATTAACAGCGGTGAGAAGTGA
- the RPS2 gene encoding 40S ribosomal protein uS5 (BUSCO:EOG09264903;~COG:J;~EggNog:ENOG410PG67;~InterPro:IPR018192,IPR005324,IPR013810,IPR000851, IPR020568,IPR005711,IPR014721;~PFAM:PF03719,PF00333;~go_component: GO:0005840 - ribosome [Evidence IEA];~go_component: GO:0015935 - small ribosomal subunit [Evidence IEA];~go_function: GO:0003723 - RNA binding [Evidence IEA];~go_function: GO:0003735 - structural constituent of ribosome [Evidence IEA];~go_process: GO:0006412 - translation [Evidence IEA]) has translation MADAPRGRGGFGSRGDRGGDRGRGRGRRGRRGGAKEQEKEWQPVTKLGRLVKAGKITSMEQIYLHSLPVKEYQIVDFFLPKLKDEVMKIKPVQKQTRAGQRTRFKAVVVIGDSEGHIGLGIKTSKEVATAIRAAITIAKLSVLPVRRGYWGTNLGEPHSLPVKQSAKCGSVSVRLIPAPRGTGLVASPAVKRLLQLAGVQDAYTCSSGSTKTLENTLKATFLAVVNTYGFLTPNLWKETKLIRSPLEEFGDVLRQGKKY, from the exons ATGGCTGACGCTCCCCGTGGACGTGGAGGATTCGGCTCTCGCGGTGACCGTGGTGGTGACCGTGGCCGTGGCCGTGGTCGCCGTGGTCGTCGCGGTGGTgccaaggagcaggagaaggaatgGCAGCCCGTCACCAAGCTCGGCCGTCTCGTCAAGGCTGGCAAGATCACCAGCATGGAGCAGATCTACCTGCACTCCCTGCCCGTGAAGGAGTACCAGATtgtggacttcttcctccccaagcTGAAGGATGAGGTCATGAAG ATCAAACCCGTCCAGAAGCAGACCCGTGCCGGTCAGCGTACCCGCTTCAAGGCCGTCGTTGTCATCGGTGACTCCGAGGGTCACATCGGTCTCGGTATCAAGACCTCCAAGGAAGTCGCTACCGCTATCCGtgccgccatcaccatcgccAAGCTCAGCGTTCTCCCCGTCCGTAGAGGTTACTGGGGTACCAACCTTGGTGAGCCTCACTCTCTGCCCGTCAAGCAGAGCGCCAAGTGTGGTTCCGTCTCCGTCAGA CTTATCCCCGCTCCCCGTGGTACCGGTCTCGTTGCCTCCCCCGCTGTCAAGCGTCTGCTCCAGCTTGCCGGTGTCCAGGATGCCTACACCTGCTCTTCCGGTTCCACCAAGACCCTCGAGAACACCCTCAAGGCTACTTTCCTTGCCGTCGTCAACACCTACGGCTTCCTCACCCCCAACCTCTGGAAGGAGACTAAGCTCATCCGCAGCCCTCTGGAGGAGTTCGGTGATGTCCTGCGTCAGGGCAAGAAGTACTAG
- a CDS encoding cytochrome P450 (COG:Q;~EggNog:ENOG410PK87;~InterPro:IPR001128,IPR002401,IPR036396;~PFAM:PF00067;~TransMembrane:2 (o6-23i35-55o);~go_function: GO:0005506 - iron ion binding [Evidence IEA];~go_function: GO:0016705 - oxidoreductase activity, acting on paired donors, with incorporation or reduction of molecular oxygen [Evidence IEA];~go_function: GO:0020037 - heme binding [Evidence IEA];~go_process: GO:0055114 - oxidation-reduction process [Evidence IEA]) has translation MIAYTLVLGFISLLVFNYIWNLAKNIRKAQRSKLSYVVPPYNVSIIFMILFGWLLPLLAEYCLPQWVGDILYDNVGTYRWMVRDRQVKRYGKLYMLVNSGGIFLSVADASVVSQIVNARQDFPKPVRLYSILDMYGPNVVTCEDKEWSHHRRYTATTFHEKNNALVWEESIQQTRDMIEQWAEASPLDSTRGPGFTAECTRDDIHKLTLNVLSGAGFGIKAPFKPLPQDSLKNKEDIFRDSPTPPAGFDFTFGAVVAYMNVNIPTMALANNMLPKWIPRVLVPFFKQDFAAHRDLDKYLQRLITTTESRLSGQESPSNLIEGMLISRKPGDSKDAGLSDREIISNMHLFTIAGHETTATTLRFAFVLLALHQTVQDWVYNGISEAVKDEPPSIGDWNYDEVFPKLVTPLCVMLETMRLYPPVVTIPKCTGDSPSVIHYEGKDYVLEPDIDINLNPGSLHYSEEYWGDDVTHYRPQRWDARNKNSFLAGNADLPGLAGPGLEYPTIHKPVRGAYIPFSDGFRACLGKKFSQVEFVAALTTVLQQYRIELADSSEKGRLNAERVLNKSTAIITLAMREEVPLLFRRR, from the exons ATGATCGCGTACACACTCGTCTTAGGCTTCATAAGCCTGCTTGTTTTTAACTACATCTGGAACCTCGCCAAGAATATTCGCAAAGCACAGCGCTCCAAGCTTTCTTATGTTGTGCCCCCGTATAATGTCAGCATCATATTTATGATCTTGTTCGGCTGGCTTCTCCCGTTGCTTGCAGAATATTGTCTTCCCCAATGGGTTGGGGATATCCTGTACGATAATGTTGGCACCTATCGCTGGATGGTTAGGGATCGCCAAGTGAAGAGGTACGGGAAGCTTTACATGCTAGTCAATTCTGGCGGCATTTTCTTGAGCGTCGCGGATGCCTCTGTGGTCTCTCAGATCGTCAATGCACGGCAGGACTTTCCGAAGCCAGTCAGGCTATATA GCATCCTGGATATGTATGGGCCAAATGTTGTCACG TGTGAGGACAAAGAATGGTCTCACCACCGTCGATACACAGCAACAACGTTCCACGAAAAGAATAACGCCCTGGTATGGGAGGAGTCTATTCAACAAACGCGGGATATGATCGAGCAATGGGCGGAAGCTTCTCCGCTAGATTCAACTCGTGGACCGGGATTCACGGCGGAATGTACTAGAGACGACATCCACAAGCTTACTTTGAACGTGCTGTCTGGCGCTGGGTTTGGAATAAAAGCGCCCTTTAAGCCACTACCCCAGGACTCGCTCAAGAACAAGGAGGACATTTTCAGGGACAGTCCCACCCCACCAGCAGGTTTCGACTTCACGTTCGGAGCAGTAGTGGCTTACATGAATGTGAACATCCCCACCATGGCGCTGGCGAACAATATGTTACCTAAGTGGATTCCGAGAGTGTTGGTTCCATTCTTCAAGCAGGACTTCGCAGCTCACCGAGATCTAGACAAGTATCTACAGAGATTGATTACTACCACGGAGTCCAGATTAAGCGGACAAGAAAGCCCTTCGAATCTTATTGAGGGCATGTTAATCTCCAGGAAGCCTGGAGATAGCAAGGACGCAGGTCTTTCCGACCGAGAAATCATCAGCAACATGCATTTATTTACCATTGCTGGGCATGAAACGACAGCAACAACTCTGAGGTTTGCTTTTGTACTGCTTGCCCTGCATCAAACTGTACAAGATTGGGTATATAACGGCATATCCGAGGCTGTCAAAGATGAACCGCCGAGTATAGGGGACTGGAACTATGATGAAGTTTTCCCCAAGCTTGTCACCCCTCTTTGCGTGATG CTCGAGACGATGCGCCTCTACCCTCCGGTCGTCACCATACCAAAATGTACAGGGGACTCCCCGAGCGTCATCCACTACGAAGGTAAAGACTATGTTTTGGAACCTGATATCGACATCAACTTGAATCCGGGCAGTCTTCACTATTCTGAAGAATACTGGGGGGACGATGTCACACACTATCGACCGCAGAGGTGGGATGCGCGCAATAAGAACAGTTTCTTGGCCGGAAATGCCGATTTACCTGGACTTGCTGGCCCTGGGTTGGAATATCCGACTATCCATAAGCCCGTTAGAGGTGCCTACATTCCATTCAGCGACGGGTTCCGCGCTTGCTTGGGAAAGAAGTTCTCGCAGGTCGAATTCGTCGCTGCGCTTACGACAGTCCTCCAACAGTACCGGATTGAGTTGGCCGACAGCAGTGAGAAAGGCAGACTGAATGCTGAAAGAGTATTGAATAAAAGCACCGCGATTATCACCCTGGCTATGAGGGAGGAAGTACCGCTGCTTTTCCGAAGGAGATGA